From the genome of Thermoflexus hugenholtzii, one region includes:
- the murD gene encoding UDP-N-acetylmuramoyl-L-alanine--D-glutamate ligase, with amino-acid sequence MRELKGARVVILGLGRQGTALARWLVRQGAEVTVSDRQPAERLGRFLQALEGLPVRYVLGDHPLSLLEGCDLLCLSGGVPLDIPIVQEAVRRGIPLANDAQLFLERCRGWTAGITGTSGKTTTTALVGAMCQAAGFRTWVGGNIGNPLIEFVEEIGPEDRVILELSSFQLEIMTVSPRVAAVLNIAPNHLDRHKTMEAYIAAKQRILDFQDVEDVAVLGYDDPNARSLAAAVRGRLRFFSREREVARGAFLREGTLFLRLGSEAWPICRVEEVRLRGRHNLWNVLAAAAVAGSLGADIGAIREAVLTFSGVPHRLERVREVRGVLYVNDSIATTPERVRVALEAFEEPIVLLAGGRDKGLPWEETAEVIARRVRVLIAFGELGDRIVEAARAARARVDGVVLEHLERVATLEEAVARAAGLARPGEVVLLSPGGTSFDAYRDFEERGMHFRQLVEALS; translated from the coding sequence ATGCGGGAGCTCAAGGGCGCGCGGGTGGTCATCCTGGGGCTGGGCCGGCAGGGCACGGCCCTGGCCCGCTGGCTGGTGCGGCAGGGCGCCGAGGTCACGGTGAGCGATCGGCAGCCCGCCGAGCGCCTGGGGAGGTTCCTCCAGGCCCTGGAGGGTCTGCCGGTGCGTTATGTGCTGGGGGACCATCCCCTCTCTCTGCTGGAGGGCTGCGACCTCCTCTGTCTGAGCGGGGGAGTCCCTCTGGACATCCCCATCGTCCAGGAGGCCGTCCGGCGGGGGATCCCCCTGGCCAACGACGCCCAGCTGTTTCTGGAGCGGTGCCGGGGGTGGACGGCGGGGATCACCGGCACCTCGGGGAAGACGACGACGACTGCCCTGGTGGGGGCGATGTGCCAGGCGGCGGGCTTCCGCACCTGGGTGGGCGGCAACATCGGCAATCCCCTCATCGAGTTCGTGGAGGAGATCGGTCCGGAGGACCGCGTGATCCTGGAGCTGTCCAGCTTCCAGCTGGAGATCATGACGGTCAGCCCGCGGGTGGCGGCGGTGCTGAACATCGCGCCCAACCATCTGGACCGTCACAAGACCATGGAAGCTTACATCGCGGCCAAGCAGCGCATCCTGGACTTCCAGGACGTTGAGGACGTGGCGGTTCTGGGGTATGACGACCCGAACGCCCGGTCCCTGGCGGCGGCGGTGCGGGGGCGGCTGCGGTTCTTCAGCCGCGAGCGGGAGGTGGCGCGGGGAGCGTTCCTGCGGGAGGGAACCCTCTTCTTGCGCTTGGGCTCCGAGGCCTGGCCGATCTGTCGCGTGGAGGAGGTGCGTTTGCGGGGCCGTCATAATCTGTGGAACGTCCTGGCGGCGGCGGCCGTGGCGGGCAGCCTGGGCGCGGACATCGGCGCCATCCGGGAGGCCGTCCTCACGTTCTCCGGGGTGCCGCACCGGCTGGAGCGGGTGCGGGAGGTGCGGGGCGTGCTCTATGTGAACGACTCGATCGCCACCACGCCGGAGCGGGTTCGGGTGGCCCTGGAGGCCTTTGAGGAGCCCATCGTGCTGCTGGCAGGCGGGCGGGATAAAGGTCTCCCCTGGGAGGAGACGGCGGAGGTCATCGCCCGCCGGGTTCGCGTGCTGATCGCCTTCGGGGAGCTGGGGGATCGCATCGTGGAGGCCGCCCGGGCGGCCCGCGCCCGGGTGGACGGGGTGGTTCTGGAGCATCTCGAGCGGGTGGCCACCCTGGAGGAGGCGGTGGCCCGGGCGGCCGGGCTGGCCCGGCCGGGAGAGGTAGTGCTCCTCTCCCCCGGGGGAACCAGCTTCGACGCCTATCGGGATTTCGAGGAGCGCGGCATGCATTTCCGTCAGCTGGTGGAGGCGCTGTCATGA
- a CDS encoding FtsW/RodA/SpoVE family cell cycle protein, which yields MIAARRRWHDLAIARSRLPASPLPLTPLELGLLVVLAVLVLFGLLLVYSATYYLARHAFEDPFYFVRRQAVAALLGIVGLLVLWRMDYHRLQRLSIPLMAIGVLSLIAVLIFGEDRLGARRAFSGGSFQPSEFVKPILILYLATWLPTKGERLREFHRGFIPFLLVLGLAVIPIFLQPDLGTGLLIGLVAAWMFIASGATVLQILAGVVLGAGAFAGLIAVHPHAMARLSGYLQILQGTGGAGSHLGAVWEAIRSGGLFGKGPGAIGYTLSGQVPLPHSDSAFAVVGEAFGFVGVMLLILMLTTWVILGFITTSRAPDTFGGLLALGVTLWIAWQGLINLGGLTGVLPFTGLPLPFISYGGSALLSELIGAGILLSVARRIRDANLDRRGGDRRAHLPGAGRRRGAAGR from the coding sequence ATGATCGCTGCGCGAAGAAGGTGGCATGACCTGGCGATCGCTCGAAGCAGGCTTCCGGCCTCGCCGCTTCCCCTCACGCCCCTGGAGCTGGGGTTGCTCGTCGTGCTCGCCGTGCTGGTGCTCTTCGGCCTGTTGCTGGTTTACAGCGCGACCTACTACCTGGCGCGGCACGCCTTCGAGGATCCCTTCTATTTCGTCCGGCGCCAGGCGGTGGCGGCCCTCCTGGGGATCGTTGGCCTCCTCGTTCTCTGGCGGATGGACTACCACCGCCTGCAGCGGCTCTCCATCCCCCTGATGGCCATCGGCGTGCTTTCCCTGATCGCCGTGCTGATCTTCGGGGAGGACCGGCTGGGGGCCCGGCGCGCCTTCTCCGGGGGCTCCTTCCAGCCTTCGGAGTTCGTCAAGCCGATCCTCATCCTCTATCTGGCGACCTGGCTGCCCACCAAAGGGGAGCGGCTGCGGGAGTTCCATCGGGGGTTCATCCCCTTCCTGCTGGTGCTGGGCCTGGCGGTGATCCCGATCTTCCTGCAGCCGGATCTGGGGACAGGGTTGTTGATCGGGCTGGTGGCCGCCTGGATGTTCATCGCCTCCGGCGCCACGGTGCTCCAGATCCTCGCCGGGGTGGTCCTGGGGGCCGGAGCGTTCGCAGGGCTCATCGCCGTGCATCCCCACGCCATGGCCCGGCTTTCCGGTTATCTGCAGATCCTGCAGGGGACGGGCGGGGCCGGCTCCCATCTGGGGGCGGTATGGGAGGCCATCCGCTCCGGCGGGCTGTTCGGGAAAGGGCCCGGGGCGATCGGGTATACCCTGAGCGGACAGGTGCCGCTGCCGCATTCCGACAGCGCCTTTGCGGTGGTGGGGGAGGCCTTCGGGTTCGTCGGAGTGATGCTGCTCATCCTTATGCTCACCACCTGGGTGATCCTGGGGTTCATCACGACAAGCCGCGCCCCGGACACGTTTGGGGGGCTGCTGGCCCTGGGGGTAACCCTGTGGATTGCCTGGCAGGGGTTGATTAACCTGGGCGGGCTGACCGGCGTGCTCCCGTTCACAGGGCTCCCGTTGCCGTTCATCAGTTACGGCGGATCCGCGTTGCTCAGCGAGCTCATCGGGGCGGGGATCCTGCTCAGCGTGGCCAGGAGGATACGGGATGCGAATCTGGATCGCCGCGGGGGGGACCGGCGGGCACATCTACCCGGCGCTGGCCGTCGTCGAGGCGCTGCAGGACGTTGA
- the mraY gene encoding phospho-N-acetylmuramoyl-pentapeptide-transferase has translation MAQALFMGGLSFLLAVIWGPPLIRWLRANGVGKKIRIEGPRTHQVKVGTPTMGGLMIVLPVVIMTLVLNLGNLIANTAAGRAFLRQMGWAGDQLIGRSILVPVAAMLAFGALGAVDDWMGTRGGNGLLARHKFPIQIVLGAALALVLHFGMGLRSMAIPTVPQKIDIGLLYLPIAVFIIVGSANAINLTDGLDGLAGIITATSFIAYGVIAYLQGQIYLATFAFIVVGACMAFLWFNAHPAQLFMGDVGSQALGATLGVVALMTGQWLLLPVIALIPVAETLSVILQVAYFKWTKGKRLFRMSPLHHHFELLGWSETQVVQRFWLIAIWSAMIGVALALL, from the coding sequence GTGGCGCAGGCGCTGTTCATGGGCGGTCTGTCCTTCCTGCTGGCGGTGATCTGGGGGCCGCCGCTGATCCGCTGGCTGCGAGCCAACGGGGTCGGGAAGAAGATCCGGATCGAGGGGCCGCGCACGCATCAGGTGAAGGTGGGGACGCCCACCATGGGCGGCCTGATGATCGTGTTGCCGGTGGTGATCATGACCCTCGTCCTGAACCTTGGGAACCTGATCGCCAACACCGCGGCCGGACGGGCGTTCCTGCGTCAGATGGGCTGGGCAGGGGATCAGTTGATCGGGCGATCGATCCTGGTGCCGGTGGCGGCGATGCTGGCCTTCGGGGCCCTGGGGGCAGTGGACGACTGGATGGGCACGCGGGGGGGCAATGGGTTGCTGGCCCGCCACAAGTTCCCGATCCAGATCGTCCTGGGGGCCGCGCTGGCGCTGGTGCTGCACTTCGGGATGGGCCTGCGCAGCATGGCCATCCCCACGGTGCCCCAGAAGATCGACATCGGGTTGCTTTACTTGCCCATCGCCGTGTTCATCATCGTGGGCTCGGCCAACGCGATCAACCTCACCGATGGGCTGGATGGCCTGGCGGGGATCATCACGGCCACGTCGTTCATCGCCTACGGGGTGATCGCCTATCTCCAGGGCCAGATCTATCTGGCCACCTTCGCCTTCATCGTGGTGGGGGCCTGCATGGCCTTCCTGTGGTTCAACGCGCACCCGGCCCAGCTGTTCATGGGGGATGTGGGCTCCCAGGCCCTGGGGGCCACCCTGGGGGTGGTGGCGTTGATGACCGGGCAGTGGCTGCTGTTGCCGGTGATCGCCCTCATCCCGGTGGCCGAGACCCTCTCGGTCATCCTGCAGGTGGCTTACTTCAAGTGGACGAAGGGGAAGCGCCTGTTCCGGATGAGTCCGCTTCATCATCACTTCGAGCTGCTGGGCTGGTCGGAGACCCAGGTGGTGCAGCGGTTCTGGCTCATCGCCATCTGGTCGGCGATGATCGGCGTGGCCCTGGCGTTGCTGTGA
- a CDS encoding CvpA family protein produces MIALHAVFWAFVIVFALIGALRGVAKEILVSTSIVGVMFLFSLLQQFAPAIWESLTRDPATGFFAETIAIALAAIFGYAGPALSVQLAGRAKREKGVEIIAGFAAGAINGWLIAGSILFFLHRAGYPFPEVIQPPAPTSPVLDLLGWMPPAVIKPPLLYFAVVIVLFMLLIFYL; encoded by the coding sequence ATGATCGCGCTGCATGCTGTCTTCTGGGCTTTCGTCATCGTGTTCGCGTTGATCGGCGCCCTGCGGGGGGTGGCGAAAGAGATCCTGGTCAGCACTTCCATCGTGGGGGTGATGTTCCTGTTCAGCCTGCTGCAGCAGTTCGCCCCCGCGATCTGGGAGTCCCTCACCCGGGATCCCGCCACCGGCTTCTTCGCCGAGACCATCGCCATCGCCCTGGCGGCGATCTTCGGCTACGCCGGCCCGGCCCTCTCGGTGCAGCTGGCCGGACGGGCCAAGCGGGAGAAAGGCGTGGAGATCATCGCCGGCTTCGCCGCCGGCGCCATCAACGGGTGGCTGATCGCCGGATCGATCCTGTTCTTCCTGCACCGTGCCGGCTACCCGTTCCCGGAGGTGATCCAGCCCCCGGCGCCCACCAGCCCGGTCCTCGACCTGCTCGGCTGGATGCCACCGGCGGTGATCAAACCGCCGCTGCTCTACTTCGCGGTGGTCATCGTCTTGTTTATGCTGTTGATCTTCTACCTTTGA
- the murG gene encoding undecaprenyldiphospho-muramoylpentapeptide beta-N-acetylglucosaminyltransferase — protein MRIWIAAGGTGGHIYPALAVVEALQDVEPDLEVIWVGTPEGMEARLIPSRGFAFLPVEAGGVYGLGPRGALRGLWRIARGVRQAWQAMARQRPQVLFTTGGFAAVPAALAAARAGVPILVYLPDLEPGMAVRLLTRLAAHVAVTVPEAQPFFRGRPVTVTGYPVRRHLMAAARDREAARRRGRARWGFAEDLPVVLVFGGSRGARRLNRAVDRHLEALVMEAQVLHLTGPADLERMQARRAALPSEVRARYQPVAYLEEEMGEALAMADLAVCRAGASTLGELPLFGLPAVLVPYPYVRRHQERNAAYLVRHGGAVRIPDEEIEERLGEVVRTLLQDPDRLLGMRRSMAALARPEAAERLAALVQRLAAPTPYPEKRPAQGRAG, from the coding sequence ATGCGAATCTGGATCGCCGCGGGGGGGACCGGCGGGCACATCTACCCGGCGCTGGCCGTCGTCGAGGCGCTGCAGGACGTTGAGCCGGACCTGGAGGTGATCTGGGTTGGCACGCCGGAGGGAATGGAGGCCCGGCTGATCCCATCCCGGGGCTTTGCGTTCCTCCCGGTGGAGGCCGGCGGGGTATACGGGCTGGGGCCTCGAGGGGCCCTGCGGGGGCTGTGGCGGATCGCCCGGGGGGTTCGGCAGGCGTGGCAGGCGATGGCCCGGCAGCGCCCGCAGGTTCTCTTCACCACCGGGGGCTTCGCCGCCGTCCCGGCCGCCCTGGCAGCGGCCCGGGCCGGGGTTCCCATCCTGGTGTATCTGCCGGACCTGGAGCCGGGGATGGCGGTGCGGTTGCTCACGCGCCTGGCCGCCCACGTGGCCGTGACGGTCCCGGAAGCCCAGCCCTTTTTCCGGGGACGACCGGTGACGGTCACGGGGTATCCGGTGCGGCGCCACCTGATGGCGGCGGCGCGGGATCGGGAGGCGGCCCGTCGGCGCGGCCGCGCCCGCTGGGGGTTTGCGGAGGACCTCCCGGTGGTGCTGGTGTTCGGAGGCAGCCGTGGGGCGCGCCGGCTGAACCGGGCGGTGGATCGACATCTGGAGGCGCTGGTGATGGAGGCCCAGGTGCTGCACCTCACCGGGCCGGCGGACCTCGAGCGCATGCAGGCGCGGCGGGCGGCGCTGCCTTCAGAGGTCCGGGCGCGTTATCAGCCGGTCGCGTATCTGGAGGAAGAGATGGGGGAGGCGCTGGCGATGGCGGACCTGGCCGTCTGTCGGGCGGGGGCTTCGACCCTGGGAGAGCTCCCGCTGTTCGGGCTGCCGGCGGTGCTGGTGCCCTATCCCTACGTGCGGCGCCATCAGGAGCGCAACGCCGCCTATCTCGTCCGCCATGGAGGCGCGGTGAGGATCCCCGATGAGGAGATCGAGGAACGGCTGGGAGAGGTGGTGCGGACGCTGCTCCAGGATCCGGACCGTCTGCTGGGGATGCGCCGGAGCATGGCAGCTCTGGCCCGCCCGGAGGCAGCGGAGCGGCTGGCCGCGCTGGTGCAGCGTCTGGCCGCTCCCACCCCATATCCGGAAAAGCGCCCGGCGCAGGGGAGGGCGGGATGA
- the murC gene encoding UDP-N-acetylmuramate--L-alanine ligase has product MFSLRPGMAFHLIGIGGAGLSALAIVLHEAGYRVSGCDRASSPFVETLRALGVPVHIGHDPAHVGEAEVLVRSSAVPADHPEVRAAEAQGRPVVKREAVIGALMADRWGIAIAGSHGKTTTTGMIAWIAMAAGRDPTFIVGGLIHGLGRNARAGRGDLFIVEADEYDRMFLGLRPRIAVVTTIEHDHPDCYPTPEAFFEAFQAFAEQVPPEGLLVICHADPEARRLADLLERQGRRVIRYGWGPPAHWWARPLAVDRFELFREGREAGVLSLPVPGHHHGLNALAALAVAEAVGIPLETAREALSRFPGTARRFEVKGEVRGVRVIDDYAHHPGEIRATLRAARARYPGRSLWVVFQPHTYSRTRALLEEFAAAFEDADHVLLLPIYAARETDTLGVRSEDILRRMTHSDAQCVPDFEAAVDFLRRHVRPGDVVLTLGAGDVYRVGERLLEALKASEEG; this is encoded by the coding sequence ATGTTCTCTTTGCGACCGGGCATGGCTTTTCATCTGATCGGGATCGGGGGGGCCGGGCTCTCGGCCCTGGCCATCGTGCTGCATGAGGCCGGCTACCGGGTGAGCGGGTGCGACCGGGCCTCCTCGCCGTTTGTGGAGACCCTCCGCGCCCTCGGCGTCCCGGTCCACATCGGCCATGACCCCGCCCATGTGGGGGAGGCGGAGGTGCTGGTGCGGTCCTCCGCTGTGCCGGCGGACCACCCGGAGGTCCGCGCCGCCGAGGCGCAGGGACGACCGGTGGTGAAACGGGAGGCGGTGATCGGGGCCCTGATGGCGGATCGTTGGGGGATCGCCATCGCCGGCAGCCACGGGAAAACCACCACCACAGGGATGATCGCCTGGATCGCCATGGCCGCCGGGCGGGATCCCACCTTCATCGTCGGCGGGCTGATCCACGGGCTGGGCCGCAACGCCCGAGCCGGGCGGGGGGATCTCTTCATCGTGGAGGCCGACGAATACGACCGGATGTTCCTGGGCCTCCGACCCCGCATCGCGGTGGTGACGACCATCGAGCACGATCATCCGGACTGTTATCCGACGCCGGAGGCGTTCTTTGAGGCCTTTCAGGCCTTTGCGGAGCAGGTGCCGCCGGAGGGGCTCCTGGTGATCTGTCATGCGGATCCCGAGGCGCGGCGCCTGGCCGATCTTCTGGAGCGCCAGGGCCGACGGGTGATCCGATACGGATGGGGGCCGCCAGCCCACTGGTGGGCGCGCCCCCTCGCGGTGGATCGCTTCGAGCTCTTCCGCGAGGGCCGGGAGGCCGGCGTCCTGAGCCTCCCGGTCCCCGGCCACCATCACGGGCTGAACGCCCTGGCCGCCCTCGCCGTCGCGGAGGCCGTGGGGATCCCGTTGGAGACGGCGCGGGAGGCCCTGAGCCGGTTCCCCGGGACCGCCCGGCGCTTCGAGGTGAAGGGGGAAGTGCGGGGCGTGCGGGTCATCGATGATTACGCGCACCATCCGGGGGAGATCCGGGCCACTCTCCGGGCGGCCCGCGCCCGTTATCCCGGCCGCTCCCTGTGGGTGGTCTTCCAGCCGCACACCTACAGCCGAACCCGGGCCCTGCTGGAGGAGTTCGCGGCCGCGTTCGAGGATGCGGATCACGTCCTCCTGCTCCCCATCTACGCCGCCCGGGAGACGGACACCCTGGGGGTGCGCAGCGAGGACATCCTGCGGCGGATGACCCATTCGGACGCCCAATGCGTCCCGGATTTCGAGGCCGCGGTGGACTTCCTGCGTCGCCATGTGCGGCCGGGGGATGTGGTGCTGACGCTGGGGGCCGGCGACGTCTATCGGGTAGGGGAGCGTTTGCTGGAAGCGCTGAAGGCTTCGGAGGAAGGATGA
- a CDS encoding penicillin-binding protein 2: MREVPPTLRWQPAAFALALILGLVVARLIHLSFYAPGGLLGVQTLELRLEARRGRILDRREAVLALDVPRYQVVLEYRPIAYGGDPERRAAWLRRVDEVLSPLLGFSVQEAARSWPDTWWQLPIAREVPEDLARVIARRIEEAGLRGVRVTPYWKRIYPEGALLGPVTGFVVFGSDARGVEGRRGASGVERAYDGVLSGRAVILRVPVDAEGRPLPLEEAALEEPEPGGDVVLTLDRTIQAVVAEELARGLQESGAQRGDALVLRPRTGEILAMVSLPAFDPNAPETLERNARNPIVQDLYEPGSVFKILTMAAALEAGVVRPETRYMDQGCVEFGGAPICNWDQDRYPGGRGWLDMTELLIYSRNVGAAYLVRLLGPERFYAALHAFGIGEPTDVDLPYEMAGQLRAYGDPDWREADLGRQSFGQAVSVTPLQMAVAVSAVANDGLIMRPFIVRELRTAQGIQRVEPRVRRRAISAETARTLREMLAAVIEREAVKARVPGYRMAGKTGTAQIPTPVGYDPRDTIASFVGFGPVEDPQVLILVKLDRPRRSPWGSEEAAPVFARIAARILPILGIPPSGSPEGR; the protein is encoded by the coding sequence ATGAGGGAGGTCCCGCCCACCCTGCGCTGGCAGCCGGCCGCGTTCGCCCTCGCCCTGATCCTGGGGCTGGTGGTGGCCCGGCTGATCCATTTGTCGTTTTATGCGCCGGGGGGGCTCCTCGGGGTTCAGACGCTGGAGCTCCGCCTGGAGGCCCGCCGCGGCCGTATCCTGGATCGGAGAGAGGCGGTGCTGGCCCTGGATGTCCCGCGTTATCAGGTCGTCCTGGAATATCGCCCCATCGCCTATGGGGGGGATCCGGAACGGCGGGCGGCGTGGCTGCGCCGGGTGGATGAGGTTCTGAGCCCGCTGCTGGGTTTCTCCGTTCAGGAGGCCGCCCGGAGCTGGCCCGATACCTGGTGGCAGCTCCCGATCGCCCGGGAGGTGCCGGAGGACCTTGCCCGGGTGATCGCCCGTCGCATTGAGGAGGCCGGGCTGCGGGGGGTCCGGGTGACACCTTACTGGAAGCGGATTTACCCGGAGGGCGCATTGCTCGGCCCGGTGACGGGCTTCGTCGTCTTCGGGTCGGACGCCCGAGGTGTGGAGGGACGGCGAGGGGCCAGCGGGGTGGAGCGGGCTTATGATGGAGTGCTGAGCGGGAGAGCGGTGATCCTGCGGGTGCCGGTGGACGCCGAGGGGCGCCCCCTGCCGCTGGAGGAGGCGGCCCTGGAGGAGCCGGAGCCCGGCGGGGACGTGGTCCTCACGCTGGACCGAACGATCCAGGCGGTGGTGGCGGAGGAGCTGGCCCGGGGCCTTCAGGAGAGCGGAGCCCAGCGCGGGGACGCTCTGGTCCTGCGCCCGCGCACCGGGGAGATCCTGGCCATGGTCAGCCTGCCCGCCTTCGATCCCAACGCGCCGGAGACCCTGGAGCGCAACGCGCGCAATCCGATCGTCCAGGATCTGTATGAGCCGGGCTCGGTCTTCAAGATCCTGACGATGGCGGCCGCCCTGGAGGCCGGCGTCGTCCGCCCGGAGACCCGCTATATGGATCAGGGGTGCGTGGAGTTCGGAGGGGCCCCGATCTGCAACTGGGATCAGGATCGCTATCCCGGAGGGCGGGGCTGGCTGGATATGACCGAGCTGCTGATCTACTCCCGCAACGTGGGCGCTGCGTATCTGGTCCGCCTTCTGGGCCCGGAGCGCTTCTACGCGGCGCTGCATGCCTTCGGGATCGGGGAACCAACCGATGTGGATCTGCCCTATGAGATGGCGGGTCAGCTCCGGGCCTATGGGGACCCGGATTGGCGGGAGGCGGACCTGGGGCGTCAGTCCTTCGGCCAGGCGGTGTCCGTGACCCCGTTGCAGATGGCGGTGGCCGTCTCCGCGGTGGCCAACGACGGCCTGATCATGCGGCCCTTCATCGTGCGGGAGCTCCGAACCGCCCAGGGGATCCAGCGCGTCGAGCCCCGGGTCCGGCGGCGGGCCATCTCGGCTGAGACAGCGCGGACCCTGCGGGAGATGCTCGCGGCGGTGATCGAACGGGAGGCGGTGAAGGCCCGGGTGCCGGGCTACCGGATGGCGGGCAAGACCGGGACGGCGCAGATCCCCACGCCGGTGGGCTACGATCCCCGGGACACCATCGCCTCGTTCGTGGGGTTCGGCCCGGTGGAGGATCCCCAGGTGCTGATCCTGGTGAAGCTGGATCGGCCCCGGCGTTCCCCCTGGGGCTCGGAGGAAGCCGCTCCGGTCTTCGCCCGGATCGCGGCGCGGATCCTCCCGATTTTAGGGATCCCGCCCTCGGGCTCCCCGGAGGGCCGGTGA
- the murF gene encoding UDP-N-acetylmuramoyl-tripeptide--D-alanyl-D-alanine ligase: MAENSGIRVAVQGMTLADLAEALSGRRPPWEIPIRHVSIDSRVCGEGDVFIALPGERTDGHRYVGDAFQRGAIAALVHQEVSEGAMQVDLERGPWPESLELPVCFRVSRTLEALHRWAGWWRARFPVRVIGITGSVGKTSTKELTWAVLSRRYETLKSEGNLNSEIGLPLMLLRLTPRHQRAVLEMGMYARGEIAALCAIARPIVGVVTMVGPVHLERLGSMEAIAAAKAELVEALPEDGVAVLNRDDPYVREMAGRTRARVFFYGLDPEADLWADEIVSEGLEGIRFDLHYRGETFRRVRVSLLGRHSVHTALRAIAVGILEGLTWDEIFAGLRDPRAQLRLVAVPGLNGSILLDDTYNASPPSMLAALNLLAELEGRKIAVLGDMLELGAYEVEGHRLVGGRAGTVVDLLITVGPRARIIAREAMAVGLPADRVWVCDSNAEAIEILRRILKPGDVVLVKGSRGLRMEEIVNALCEG, encoded by the coding sequence ATGGCGGAGAACAGCGGAATACGTGTGGCGGTTCAGGGGATGACCCTGGCGGATCTGGCGGAGGCCCTGAGCGGGCGGCGTCCTCCCTGGGAGATCCCGATCCGCCATGTGTCCATCGACTCCCGGGTCTGCGGGGAGGGGGATGTGTTCATCGCCCTGCCGGGGGAGCGGACCGACGGCCATCGCTATGTCGGGGACGCCTTCCAGCGCGGGGCGATCGCCGCCCTGGTCCATCAGGAGGTGTCCGAGGGGGCGATGCAGGTGGACCTGGAGCGAGGGCCCTGGCCGGAGTCCCTGGAGCTCCCGGTGTGCTTTCGGGTCTCGCGGACCCTGGAGGCCCTCCACCGGTGGGCGGGATGGTGGCGGGCGCGCTTCCCGGTGCGGGTGATCGGGATCACGGGGAGCGTGGGGAAGACCAGCACGAAGGAGCTGACCTGGGCTGTGCTCTCCCGGCGTTATGAGACGTTGAAGAGCGAAGGGAACTTAAACAGCGAGATCGGCCTGCCCCTGATGTTGCTCCGGCTGACGCCGCGCCATCAGCGGGCGGTGCTGGAGATGGGGATGTATGCGCGGGGGGAGATCGCGGCCCTTTGCGCCATCGCCCGCCCCATCGTGGGCGTGGTCACCATGGTGGGCCCGGTCCACCTGGAGCGCCTGGGGAGCATGGAGGCCATCGCGGCGGCCAAGGCCGAGCTGGTGGAGGCCCTGCCCGAGGATGGGGTAGCCGTCCTCAATCGGGACGATCCTTACGTGCGGGAGATGGCGGGGCGGACCCGGGCGCGGGTGTTCTTTTACGGGCTGGATCCGGAGGCGGACCTGTGGGCGGATGAGATCGTGAGCGAAGGGCTGGAGGGGATCCGCTTCGATCTTCATTATCGGGGAGAGACCTTCCGGCGGGTGCGGGTCTCCCTGCTGGGCCGGCACAGCGTGCACACCGCCCTGCGGGCGATCGCCGTGGGGATCCTGGAGGGGTTGACCTGGGATGAGATCTTCGCCGGCCTGCGGGACCCGCGGGCGCAGTTGCGCCTGGTGGCGGTGCCCGGGCTGAACGGTTCGATCCTCCTGGACGACACTTACAATGCCAGCCCGCCGTCGATGCTGGCCGCGCTGAACCTGCTGGCTGAGCTGGAGGGCCGCAAGATCGCGGTGCTGGGGGACATGCTGGAGCTGGGGGCGTATGAGGTCGAGGGACACCGGCTGGTGGGCGGGCGAGCGGGGACGGTGGTGGACCTCCTGATCACCGTGGGGCCTCGGGCGCGCATCATCGCCCGGGAGGCGATGGCGGTAGGCCTGCCGGCGGACCGGGTGTGGGTCTGCGACTCGAACGCCGAGGCCATCGAGATCCTCCGCCGCATCCTGAAGCCCGGCGATGTGGTCCTGGTGAAGGGCTCCCGGGGCCTGCGCATGGAGGAGATCGTGAACGCCCTGTGTGAGGGATGA